From Triticum urartu cultivar G1812 chromosome 2, Tu2.1, whole genome shotgun sequence, a single genomic window includes:
- the LOC125540319 gene encoding thioredoxin-like protein YLS8, which translates to MSYLLPHLHSGWAVDQAILAEEERLVLIRFGHDWDETCMQMDEVLSGVAETIKNFAVIYLVDITEVPDFNTMYELYDPSTVMFFFRNKYIMIDLGTGNNNKINWAMKDKQEFVDIVETVYRGARKGRGLVIAPKDYSTKYWY; encoded by the exons ATGTCTTATCTGCTTCCCCACCTGCACTCCGGCTGGGCCGTGGACCAGGCCATCCTCGCCGAGGAGGAGCGTCTTGTGCTAATCCGCTTCGGCCACGACTGGGACGAAACTTGTATGCAG ATGGATGAGGTGCTGTCAGGGGTGGCTGAGACCATCAAGAACTTTGCCGTGATCTACCTTGTTGACATCACCGAGGTTCCGGATTTCAACACCATGTACGAGCTGTACGACCCGTCAACGGTCATGTTCTTCTTCCGCAACAAGTACATCATGATTGATCTTGGGACAGGAAACAACAACAAGATCAACTGGGCAATGAAAGACAAGCAAGAGTTTGTTGACATCGTGGAGACTGTCTACAGAGGAGCTCGTAAGGGCCGTGGTCTGGTGATTGCTCCCAAGGATTACTCCACCAAATACTGGTACTGA